A genomic stretch from Oreochromis niloticus isolate F11D_XX linkage group LG11, O_niloticus_UMD_NMBU, whole genome shotgun sequence includes:
- the mrps15 gene encoding small ribosomal subunit protein uS15m isoform X2 has protein sequence MFTNIGLRAVLKVPASVLRESSAALCCAASVKPWTNRSSLLSGPKVRSVAGSFAVPQPVRHYARAAKKKKTGPESQLSDLPPTMLKMDYAAVPLAQTTDDLVKRLLSLELASHKEKLQLKQEQLIAKVQRDESDRSSEEVQVAILTARIRNYQEHLQKHHKDKANKRRMLMAIDRRKKILKHLRLIRYDAFEKVCEQLGITYTFPPEYYRQATRRWMAKKEFCIKVFKAVQKQKAEQKLKIKQSSGSTDTEAAKTNAADI, from the exons ATGTTCACAAACATAGGCCTGAGGGCAGTCCTCAAGGTCCCAGCTAGTGTTTTGCGAGAAAGCTCGGCAGCTCTCTGTTGTGCTGCATCAGTCAAACCGTGGACGAACAGGTCGAGTTTACTGTCAGGACCAAAAGTGAGAAGTG TTGCAGGAAGCTTTGCTGTTCCACAGCCAGTGAGACACTATGCCCGGGctgcaaagaagaagaaga CAGGACCTGAGAGCCAGCTCAGTGATCTTCCTCCAACAATGCTGAAGATGGATTATGCAGCTGTTCCCCTTGCTCAAAc AACTGATGATCTTGTCAAAAGGCTTCTTTCACTGGAGTTGGCTAGTCAT AAGGAAAAGCTACAGCTAAAACAAGAACAGCTAATTGCAAAGGTCCAGAGAGATGAGAGTGACCGAAGCTCAGAGGAAGTACAAG TGGCTATATTGACTGCTAGAATCCGAAACTACCAGGAACATTTGCAAAAACATCATAAG GATAAAGCAAACAAGAGGCGAATGCTTATGGCCATTGACCGAAGGAAAAAGATTTTGAAACACCTTCGGTTGATTCGCTACGATGCCTTTGAGAAAGTGTGTGAGCAGCTGGGCATCACATACACCTTCCCCCCAGAGTACTACAGGCAGGCCACCCGTCGCTGGATGGCCAAGAAAGAATTCTGCATTAAG GTCTTCAAAGCAGTGCAAAAGCAAAAAGCAGAGCAGAAGCTGAAGATAAAGCAGAGTTCAGGCTCCACAGACACAGAGGCAGCAAAGACAAATGCAGCTGACATCTAA
- the mrps15 gene encoding small ribosomal subunit protein uS15m isoform X1: protein MFTNIGLRAVLKVPASVLRESSAALCCAASVKPWTNRSSLLSGPKVRSVAGSFAVPQPVRHYARAAKKKKKTGPESQLSDLPPTMLKMDYAAVPLAQTTDDLVKRLLSLELASHKEKLQLKQEQLIAKVQRDESDRSSEEVQVAILTARIRNYQEHLQKHHKDKANKRRMLMAIDRRKKILKHLRLIRYDAFEKVCEQLGITYTFPPEYYRQATRRWMAKKEFCIKVFKAVQKQKAEQKLKIKQSSGSTDTEAAKTNAADI from the exons ATGTTCACAAACATAGGCCTGAGGGCAGTCCTCAAGGTCCCAGCTAGTGTTTTGCGAGAAAGCTCGGCAGCTCTCTGTTGTGCTGCATCAGTCAAACCGTGGACGAACAGGTCGAGTTTACTGTCAGGACCAAAAGTGAGAAGTG TTGCAGGAAGCTTTGCTGTTCCACAGCCAGTGAGACACTATGCCCGGGctgcaaagaagaagaagaagacag GACCTGAGAGCCAGCTCAGTGATCTTCCTCCAACAATGCTGAAGATGGATTATGCAGCTGTTCCCCTTGCTCAAAc AACTGATGATCTTGTCAAAAGGCTTCTTTCACTGGAGTTGGCTAGTCAT AAGGAAAAGCTACAGCTAAAACAAGAACAGCTAATTGCAAAGGTCCAGAGAGATGAGAGTGACCGAAGCTCAGAGGAAGTACAAG TGGCTATATTGACTGCTAGAATCCGAAACTACCAGGAACATTTGCAAAAACATCATAAG GATAAAGCAAACAAGAGGCGAATGCTTATGGCCATTGACCGAAGGAAAAAGATTTTGAAACACCTTCGGTTGATTCGCTACGATGCCTTTGAGAAAGTGTGTGAGCAGCTGGGCATCACATACACCTTCCCCCCAGAGTACTACAGGCAGGCCACCCGTCGCTGGATGGCCAAGAAAGAATTCTGCATTAAG GTCTTCAAAGCAGTGCAAAAGCAAAAAGCAGAGCAGAAGCTGAAGATAAAGCAGAGTTCAGGCTCCACAGACACAGAGGCAGCAAAGACAAATGCAGCTGACATCTAA
- the LOC106098620 gene encoding cornifelin homolog, translating to MSNPVVTHQPGAGGYGTNVQTGEWSTGLCACCSDCLVCAVGCFCPLALSCYTANKYGENCCLGCVPGGLTAMRTHMRLTYGIQGTICNDALMTFFCGHCEVCRMAREIRIRNGEISQ from the exons ATGTCAAACCCAGTGGTCACCCATCAACCAGGTGCTGGCGGCTATGGGACTAATGTTCAAACAGGAGAGTGGAGCACAGGCTTGTGTGCCTGCTGCAGTGACTGTTTGGTCT GTGCCGTCGGTTGTTTCTGTCCACTGGCACTGAGCTGCTACACAGCAAATAAGTATGGTGAAAACTGCTGTTTGGGTTGCGTGCCTGGAGGCTTAACAGCCATGAGGACTCACATGAGATTAACCTATGGTATTCAG GGAACAATATGCAACGACGCCTTGATGACCTTCTTCTGTGGACATTGTGAAGTGTGCAGGATGGCAAGAGAAATCCGCATCAGGAATGGAGAGATTTCACAGTAA
- the oscp1b gene encoding protein OSCP1: MSSRTLPLLFINLGGEMLYILDQRLRAQNIPADKAKKVMNDIITTMFNKKFLEELFKPQELYSKKALRTVFDRLAHASIMRLNQASMDKLYDLMTMAFKYQVLLCPRPKDILLVSFNHMDAIKDFVKDTPSILSQVDETYRQLIEMYTPLSSGEFQLIRQTLLIFFQDMHIRVSIFLKDKVQNSNGRFVLPTSGPVPHGTQVPGLIRIFSCTGEEITRLKFNNGGNYTTALREGSFDIFGDRVTKLGTNMYSVSRPVETHMSGTSKNSAQHTKVSAAPNPLAKEELNLLARLMGGLEVQKPGNTDTDFRINLFATDEEEEEALISRPDELSYGVINIQATKDQQANAELAKIMGEFTESGDQSPSVSNKGDDLLAMMDGL; the protein is encoded by the exons ATGTCTTCAAGGACTCTGCCGCTGCTTTTTATTAATCTCGGCGGAGAAATGTTGTACATCCTAGACCAGCGTCTCCGAGCTCAGAATATACCTGCTGACAAAGCTAAGAAAG TTATGAatgacatcatcaccaccatGTTCAACAAAAAGTTCCTGGAGGAGCTTTTCAAGCCACAGGAGCTATATTCCAAGAAGGCCCTACGGACTGTGTTTGACAGGTTGGCCCACGCATCCATAATGAGACTCAATCAAGCTAGTATGGACAAG CTCTATGACTTGATGACCATGGCTTTCAAGTATCAGGTGCTTCTCTGTCCACGACCTAAGGACATCCTCCTTGTGTCCTTCAACCACATGGATGCAATCAAAGACTTTGTGAAAGATACTCCCAGCATTCTCAGCCAGGTTGATGAGACTTACCGACAGCTGATAGAG ATGTATACGCCTTTGTCCAGTGGTGAATTCCAGCTGATTAGACAAACTCTTCTTATCTTCTTTCAAGACATGCATATAAGG GTATCTATTTTCCTCAAGGACAAAGTGCAGAATTCAAATGGCCGCTTTGTTCTTCCCACCAGTGGTCCTGTGCCCCATGGCACGCAAGTCCCTGGCTTGATAAG GATATTCAGCTGTACAGGTGAGGAGATCACCAGGCTGAAGTTCAATAATGGAGGGAACTATACCACTGCACTCCGTGAAGGATCTTTTGACATCTTTGGTGATAGAGTCACAAAACTGGGCACAAACAT gTACAGTGTAAGTCGCCCAGTGGAAACTCACATGTCTGGCACATCTAAAAATTCTGCTCAGCATACAAAG GTCAGCGCTGCTCCAAACCCTCTGGCCAAAGAGGAACTGAACCTGCTGGCCAGGTTAATGGGAGGGTTAGAAGTTCAGAAACCAggaaacacagacactgacttcCGAATTAACCTCTTTGCTACTGACGAAGAAGAAGA AGAGGCATTAATATCAAGACCCGATGAGCTTTCATATGGAGTCATAAACATCCAAGCAACAAAG GACCAGCAAGCCAATGCAGAGTTGGCCAAGATCATGGGTGAATTTACAGAGTCAGGAGATCAGTCTCCCAGTGTCAGCAACAAAGGGGACGACCTTCTGGCCATGATGGACGGTTTGTGA